The Deltaproteobacteria bacterium genome has a window encoding:
- a CDS encoding ABC transporter ATP-binding protein — translation MVHALKQKPRAGVRERLLGLRVLASYMPRTFKLVWESSKGFAILLVILLLASSGLPAAMAWIGKLIVDAVVSTAKSHDPAQQQHVLNLVLLELGLMLVQLLLNRLQMLMRSLMGETLGNHVNVMILEKALTLELRHFEDADFYDKMQNARREASSRPLNLVLELVQLLQQGIVLGSYTFLLARLSWWSAGIIVLASLPAFIAEARMSRDAFRLNSWRAPEGRRANYLEWILTRDAHVKEVKIYGIGSIILERYKKLFTKFYAEDRALAIRRTIYGLLLGAFSLLAFYASYAWMAQRASLAAISIGDLTLYLTVFRQGQSSFQSVLSGVAGLYEDGLYMTNLFTYLDMPTGGEKPRVLPPLTAPTGAPQIIEFRDVSFKYPNSEKWVLRHVNLTINPGEKLALVGENGAGKSTLIKLLLRLYDPTEGAILYGGVDLRDMDPWDFRKRVGVVFQDFVRYQFTVSENIGLGWVPHLEDRKRIEDAAERGGVKNVIENLPHKFDTMLGGWFEEGQELSGGQWQKVAIARAFMREAELLILDEPTAALDAEAEHDLFVRLQALAAHRSAILISHRFSTVRRADRIAVIRDGQVEELGTHAALLEKNGRYAQLFKLQAAGYVD, via the coding sequence ATGGTGCACGCGCTCAAGCAGAAGCCCAGGGCCGGCGTCCGCGAGCGACTGCTCGGGCTGCGTGTGCTCGCGAGCTACATGCCGCGCACCTTCAAGCTCGTCTGGGAGAGCTCGAAGGGCTTCGCGATTCTGCTGGTGATCTTGCTGCTGGCGTCGTCGGGATTGCCCGCGGCGATGGCGTGGATTGGCAAGCTCATCGTCGACGCGGTCGTGAGCACGGCGAAGTCGCACGATCCCGCGCAGCAGCAGCACGTGCTCAATCTGGTGCTGCTCGAGCTGGGCTTGATGCTCGTGCAGCTCCTGCTGAACCGGCTGCAGATGCTGATGCGCTCGCTGATGGGCGAGACGCTCGGCAACCACGTGAACGTGATGATCCTCGAGAAGGCGCTCACGCTGGAGCTGCGCCACTTCGAGGACGCCGACTTCTACGACAAGATGCAGAACGCGCGTCGCGAGGCAAGCTCGCGACCGCTGAACCTGGTGCTGGAGCTTGTGCAGCTCCTGCAGCAGGGCATCGTGCTCGGCAGCTACACGTTCTTGCTCGCGCGGCTCTCGTGGTGGAGCGCGGGGATCATCGTGCTCGCGTCGCTGCCGGCGTTCATCGCCGAGGCGCGCATGAGCCGCGACGCCTTCCGGCTCAACAGCTGGCGCGCGCCCGAGGGCCGTCGCGCGAACTACCTCGAGTGGATCCTCACCCGCGACGCGCACGTGAAAGAGGTGAAGATCTATGGCATCGGCTCGATCATCCTCGAGCGGTACAAGAAGCTCTTCACCAAGTTCTACGCGGAGGATCGCGCGCTCGCGATCCGGCGCACGATCTACGGCCTGCTGCTCGGGGCGTTCTCGCTGCTGGCGTTCTACGCGAGCTACGCGTGGATGGCGCAGCGCGCGTCGCTGGCGGCGATCTCCATCGGCGACCTGACTCTTTATTTGACGGTGTTCCGCCAAGGGCAGTCGTCATTCCAAAGTGTCTTGAGCGGCGTGGCCGGCTTGTACGAAGACGGCTTGTACATGACGAACCTGTTCACCTACCTGGACATGCCCACCGGCGGGGAGAAGCCGCGCGTGCTGCCGCCGCTCACCGCGCCCACCGGTGCCCCGCAGATCATCGAGTTCCGCGACGTCTCGTTCAAATATCCGAATAGTGAGAAGTGGGTTCTACGCCACGTCAATTTGACGATTAACCCGGGCGAGAAGCTCGCGCTTGTGGGTGAGAACGGCGCCGGCAAGAGCACGCTCATCAAGCTCCTGCTGCGGCTCTATGATCCGACCGAGGGCGCGATCCTCTACGGCGGCGTGGATCTGCGCGACATGGATCCCTGGGACTTCCGCAAGCGCGTGGGCGTCGTGTTCCAGGACTTCGTGCGCTACCAGTTCACGGTGAGCGAGAACATCGGCCTGGGCTGGGTGCCGCACCTCGAGGATCGCAAGCGCATCGAGGATGCGGCCGAGCGCGGTGGCGTGAAGAACGTCATCGAGAACCTGCCCCACAAGTTCGACACCATGCTCGGCGGCTGGTTCGAAGAGGGCCAGGAGCTCTCCGGCGGCCAGTGGCAGAAGGTGGCCATCGCGCGCGCGTTCATGCGCGAGGCCGAGCTGCTCATCCTCGACGAGCCCACGGCCGCGCTCGACGCCGAGGCCGAGCACGATCTCTTCGTGCGCCTGCAGGCGCTCGCCGCGCACCGCAGTGCCATCCTGATTTCTCATCGCTTCTCCACCGTGCGCCGCGCGGACCGCATCGCCGTGATTCGCGACGGCCAGGTGGAAGAGCTGGGCACGCATGCAGCGCTCTTGGAGAAGAACGGGAGATACGCCCAGCTCTTCAAGCTTCAGGCTGCGGGCTACGTGGACTGA
- a CDS encoding site-specific DNA-methyltransferase has translation MRAVSERFRILAGDARTSALYADALSGQKAAALITDPPYCLLTRRRKGGDLREAKGRKLDHEIVVRFEDVRSYRKFTEGWLPHALSSLAPGARAAIWTNFLGKQPILDVAKAHGFAHLHGEYVWAKRTTGSQGSEQLLRVYEVALLLGREPAAPIALGGQNPVRAVVAGYDDDGEAAKWGSHPHHKPFGVLEPLIREFTQPGDIVLDPFAGSGSIPAAALQLGRRAAGIELEAEWAERVRVRLGRVAG, from the coding sequence TTGCGCGCCGTGTCCGAGCGATTCCGAATCCTCGCGGGCGACGCGCGCACCTCTGCGCTCTACGCCGACGCGCTCTCCGGCCAGAAGGCCGCCGCGCTGATCACCGACCCGCCGTATTGCCTGCTCACCCGGCGTCGCAAGGGCGGCGATCTGCGCGAGGCCAAGGGCCGCAAGCTGGACCACGAGATCGTCGTTCGCTTCGAGGACGTGCGCAGCTATCGCAAGTTCACCGAGGGCTGGCTGCCGCACGCGTTGAGCTCGCTCGCGCCGGGCGCGCGCGCGGCCATCTGGACCAACTTCCTGGGCAAGCAGCCCATCCTCGACGTCGCCAAGGCGCACGGATTCGCGCACCTTCACGGCGAGTACGTGTGGGCCAAGCGGACGACCGGGTCGCAGGGCAGCGAGCAGCTCCTGCGCGTGTACGAAGTCGCGCTGCTGCTCGGGCGCGAGCCCGCGGCGCCGATTGCGCTCGGTGGGCAGAACCCGGTGCGCGCGGTGGTGGCCGGCTACGACGACGACGGCGAGGCCGCGAAGTGGGGCTCGCACCCGCACCACAAGCCCTTCGGCGTGCTCGAGCCGCTCATTCGCGAGTTCACCCAGCCCGGTGACATCGTGCTGGATCCGTTCGCCGGATCCGGATCCATCCCGGCGGCGGCGCTCCAGCTCGGACGGCGCGCGGCGGGCATCGAGCTCGAGGCGGAGTGGGCCGAGCGCGTGCGCGTGCGGCTGGGCAGGGTGGCAGGTTAA
- a CDS encoding ABC-F family ATP-binding cassette domain-containing protein, with protein MTLLRAADVSLSFGSRTVFDGLTLTVEEGERVGLVGVNGSGKSSLMQILAGAQLPDRGELQLQRGKVVTYLPQEPEFPPGASIASELTVAQAPLQRALAEHAELAEKLADPSGSDERVLKRMAELNDFIERHGGWDTSHRARALLDRLGVKDWDRSVSELSGGNKKRVAIARALLQQPDLLLLDEPTNHLDADTVEWLEEALDAQEGALVLVTHDRYFLDDLVERIVEIQPGKGLVSYPGNYEMYLEQKLEAEENASVAQHKRERWIAQEVAWLRKGVEARRTKSKARIERAQKLLAEKGFKRPEVAALQAVAAPRLSATVIEAEHVSQGYGAREVLRDVSVQIQGGERLGIVGPNGAGKTTLLRTLIGEMPARSGAVKLGPKTKIAYYDQQRAQLDPELTVYEAASNEDYVDLGGKRMALRDYLDDLLFPVPMQRMQVKALSGGERNRLLLAKLLLQGANVLCLDEPTNDLDIVTLNVLERLLLQFSGAILLVTHDRYFLDKVATGILAVEGDGHVTRFPGNYSMYRTLKAQAAKPAPAPVAAPVAEKAEPKSAPKKKLGYLEQRELDGMEAAIEKAESAKSALEAQLGDGSLWASDPKKAAQLQAELDAAAKNVDQLYVRWQELQDKQS; from the coding sequence GTGACCCTGCTCCGCGCCGCCGACGTCTCGCTCTCGTTTGGAAGCCGCACCGTCTTCGACGGGCTCACGCTCACCGTCGAGGAGGGCGAGCGCGTGGGCCTGGTGGGTGTGAACGGCTCGGGCAAGAGCTCGCTCATGCAGATCCTCGCGGGCGCGCAGCTACCTGATCGCGGCGAGCTGCAGCTTCAGCGCGGCAAGGTGGTGACGTACCTGCCGCAAGAGCCGGAGTTCCCGCCCGGCGCGTCGATCGCCAGCGAGCTCACCGTGGCCCAGGCGCCGCTGCAGCGCGCGCTGGCCGAGCACGCAGAGCTCGCGGAGAAGCTCGCGGATCCGTCCGGATCCGACGAGCGCGTGCTGAAGCGGATGGCCGAGCTCAACGACTTCATCGAGCGCCACGGCGGCTGGGACACCTCGCATCGCGCGCGCGCGTTGCTCGACCGGCTCGGCGTGAAGGACTGGGACCGTTCCGTCTCCGAGCTCTCCGGCGGCAACAAGAAGCGCGTGGCCATTGCGCGCGCGCTGTTGCAGCAACCGGATCTGCTGCTGCTCGACGAGCCCACCAACCACCTCGACGCCGACACGGTGGAGTGGCTCGAAGAGGCGCTCGACGCGCAGGAGGGCGCGCTGGTGCTGGTCACGCACGACCGCTACTTCCTCGACGATCTCGTGGAGCGCATCGTGGAGATCCAGCCCGGCAAGGGCCTGGTCTCGTATCCCGGCAACTACGAGATGTATCTCGAACAGAAGCTCGAGGCGGAAGAGAACGCCTCGGTGGCGCAGCACAAGCGCGAGCGCTGGATCGCGCAGGAGGTGGCGTGGCTGCGCAAGGGCGTGGAGGCGCGGCGCACCAAGAGCAAGGCGCGCATCGAGCGGGCGCAGAAGCTGCTCGCGGAGAAGGGCTTCAAGCGTCCCGAGGTGGCCGCGCTGCAGGCGGTGGCGGCGCCGCGGCTCTCGGCGACGGTCATCGAGGCCGAGCACGTGAGCCAGGGCTATGGCGCCCGCGAGGTGCTGCGCGACGTGAGCGTGCAGATCCAGGGCGGCGAGCGGCTGGGCATCGTGGGGCCGAATGGCGCGGGCAAGACCACGCTCCTGCGCACGCTCATCGGCGAGATGCCCGCCCGAAGCGGCGCGGTGAAGCTCGGGCCGAAGACGAAGATCGCCTACTACGATCAGCAGCGCGCGCAGCTCGATCCGGAGCTGACGGTCTACGAGGCCGCGTCGAACGAGGACTACGTGGACCTCGGCGGCAAGCGGATGGCCCTGCGCGACTACCTCGACGACCTGCTCTTCCCCGTGCCCATGCAGCGCATGCAGGTGAAGGCGCTCTCGGGCGGCGAGCGCAATCGATTGCTGCTCGCGAAGCTGCTCTTGCAGGGCGCGAACGTGCTCTGCCTCGACGAGCCCACGAACGATCTCGACATCGTCACCCTCAACGTGCTCGAGCGGCTGCTGCTGCAGTTCTCCGGCGCAATCCTGCTCGTCACGCACGACCGCTACTTCCTCGACAAGGTGGCCACCGGAATCCTCGCGGTGGAAGGCGACGGCCACGTCACGCGCTTTCCCGGCAACTACTCGATGTACCGCACGCTCAAGGCACAGGCCGCGAAGCCCGCTCCAGCGCCGGTGGCTGCGCCCGTCGCCGAGAAGGCAGAGCCGAAGAGCGCGCCCAAGAAGAAGCTCGGCTACCTCGAGCAGCGCGAGCTCGACGGCATGGAGGCCGCGATCGAGAAGGCCGAGTCCGCGAAGAGCGCGCTGGAGGCGCAGCTCGGCGATGGCTCGCTCTGGGCCTCGGATCCGAAGAAGGCCGCGCAGCTGCAGGCCGAGCTCGATGCCGCCGCGAAGAATGTGGATCAGCTCTACGTGCGCTGGCAGGAGCTGCAGGACAAGCAGAGCTGA